GGATGAAACCGGCCGATGCCCTTTTTATTACCGCGGATGCCGCCGGTAGTAAAAGGCGATGTCATGGAGTAGCTGATGGCTTTTTGCGTGGGTGTAAACGAATCATGCGCGCCATCAGGCCCGCCGTAAGCATCCAGGTAATTGGCAGCCAATGAATCATTAACAATTTGCAGGTAAGCAGGGGGGATGAGGCAATCAGAATCGAAAATAATAAAGTAATCGCCTTTAGCACGCTCAAAACCAAAGTTGCGGGTAAAACCCTGGCCCTCGTTTGGCTTTTTAAAGTACCGAAGGTTTAGCTGATCCTTAAAAGTATTAACTATAGCTTCGGCATCATTTACAGAACCATCCTCAATCACCAAAACCTCAAAATCCCGGTAAGTTTGCAGGCAGAGGCTTTCCAGCAGTTCTTTAATCTCCTGCGGGCGGTTATATAAGGGAATGATGATGGAAAAAAACATGTATGTAGATGTGCAGATTTCAAATGTGCAAATTTGCAGATGATTTTACAGATGTGCGATGGATTTGTTTTTATTTTATCCAATCATCTGCACATCTAAAATCTGCATATCTGCACATTTAATTAAATTGTTTCCTCAATTTGATAATGGTTGCGTTCGCTGGCGCTGCGCGATACAAGCTCGGCAACAAAACCGGTTAAAAATAGCTGCGAACCCAAAATAATGGCTACCAGGGCTATATAAAATAGCGGACTGGTGGTTACATCCCTGTATTTAAGGCCATGGGCTATATTATAAAGCTTTTCCCAAATTATCCATATCGCCATTACCAAGCCGGTAAAAAAGCTTAGCGTACCCATGCTCCCAAAAAAGTGCATAGGGCGTTTGCCAAATTTGCCTACAAAGAATATCGAAAGCAGATCGAGAAAGCCATTTATAAAGCGGCTTAAACCGAATTTGGTTTTACCGTATTTACGTGGGCGGTGCTCAACAATCTGCTCGTCAATTTTGGTGAAGCCTGCCCATTTGGCAATAACCGGTATATAACGGTGCATCTCGCCATAAACCTCAATGTTTTTAACCACGGTGCCGCGGTAGGCTTTTAAGCCGCAATTAAAATCGTGCAGGTTATGAATACCGCTCATGCGGCGGGTAGCTGCATTGAACAGTTTAGTTGGGATGGTTTTGCTAAGCGGATCGTGCCTTTTGGCTTTCCAGCCCGATATCAGGTCGAGTTTTTCTTCGGTTATGCGGCGGTAAAGTTCAGGGATTTCGTCTGGGCTATCCTGCAGGTCGGCATCCATAGTTATTACCACTTCGCCTTTTGAAGCTATAAAGCCGGTATTCAGCGCGGCCGATTTGCCGTAGTTACGCCTGAATTTGATGCCTTTTATAAAAGGGTTGGCCGTTTGCAGCTGTTTAATCATGTCCCATGATCCGTCTTTGCTGCCATCGTCAACCAAAATAATCTCGTAAGTGAAGTGGTTTTCGTCCATTACCCGGCTAATCCACACGGTTAATTCGGGTAACGATTCTACTTCATCGTAAAGTGGTACTACAACTGATATGTCCATTTATAAGGATATGATAAGGGCCAATAGGTGCTCCAGATCAACCGCAAAAATATAAAAAATAGGGATGATAATGAACCTTGTTTTTTTGTTTGCAGGTTGTTGCATCAACTGTTAAAAAAAGTTAATTTGATATTTATTCAACGTTTATAAATTGATATTTGTATACGATGTATCGTATCAGTTACGTTTGGTGTTAAATATATTTTAATATCTTTCCCTCACAATTAATTAATTATAAATGAAGTTTTACAAAACCGCGCTCGCGGCATTGTTAGGTTTTTGCAGCATAAATGCGTTGGCTCAAAACGCAGATCAGCCTGTACCGAAATATGATCAGCACAAAGTTTTTAACCCCATGTTTTATCCCGAGCGTGGCGGCGAATACCGTTTAGCCAATGGCGCCCCCGGCCCAAAATACTGGCAAAACCGGGCCGATTATAAACTGGATGTTACACTTGATACCGCAAAACATAGGATAGAGGGTACTACATTAATTACTTATACCAATAATAGCCCGGATGCACTGGGCTTTTTATGGCTGCAGGTTGATCAGAACATTTATAAGGAAGATTCGCGGTCGGAAGCCACAAGCAACGTGTCGGGTGGGCGTTTTGCCAATAAATCGTACACCAAAGGGGCCGAAATAAAATCGGTTTATGTGATTAACAAAGGGAAACAGTTAAAGGCCGATTACCTGGTTACCGATACCCGCATGCAAATCAGGCTTAAAGATTCGCTGAAGGCAGGCGGCAATAAACTGCAGATAAAAATTGAATATGCTTTTGATGTGCCCGAATATGGTACCGACAGGATGGGCCGCATGCCAACAAAAAATGGCTGGATTTATGAAATTGCCCAATGGTACCCCCGCATGGAAGTTTATGATGATGTAAGCGGCTGGAATACCATCCCATACCTTGGCGCAAGCGAGTTTTATCTCGAGTACGGCAACTTTGATTATACCGTTACAGCGCCGGCCAGTTTAGTTGTAGCAGGTTCGGGCGAGTTGCTTAACCCTAATGAGGTGTTATCAACTACCAGCATAAACCGTTTGGCCGAAGCGCGTAAAAGCGATAAAACCGTTACCATCAAAGATTCGACAGATATTTTAAAGAACAACGATTACCCTAAAAAGCCTATGCTAACCTGGCATTTTCTATGCAAAAACGCCCGCGATGTGGCCTGGGCTGCATCAAAAGCTTTTATATGGGACGCGGCGCGAATTAATTTACCGAGCGGTAAAAAAGCCCTGGCTCAATCGGTTTACCCGATTGAAGCTAAAGGGAACGATTCGTACGGCCGATCTACCGAGTATGTAAAAGCAGCTATCGAGTTGTATAGCGAAAAATGGTTTGAATACACTTACCCGGTAGCAACCAATGTGGCCGGTACAGTGGGAGGGATGGAGTATCCCGGGATTGTATTTTGCGGATCGAATAACCAGAATGGCGGTTTATGGGAGGTTACCAACCACGAGTTTGGCCATAATTGGTTCCCGATGATCGTTGGTTCGAATGAACGTAAATATGCCTGGATGGATGAGGGTTTCAATACTTTTATCAATAACGTTGATACCAAAGTGTTTAATAAAGGCGAGTACTACGAAAAGCCAGACCAGCAAAAAGGAGCACCCGTGATGTTTGGTGCCAATGCCGAGGCGATCATGAACACGCCCGATGTGTTGCAGGAAGATTATTTGGGCTATGCTGCCTACGAGAAGCCGGCATTAGGCTTAACCATTTTGCGCGAACAGATACTGGGCGAAGACCGTTTTGATTACGCCTTTAAAACTTATATTAAACGCTGGGCCTTTAAACACCCCACGCCATGGGATTTTTTCCATACCATGGATAATGCGGCCGGCGAAGATTTAAGCTGGTTTTGGAACGAGTGGTTTTTCACTACCTGGAAACTTGACCAGGGTATAAAGGATATTACCTATCCGGATAACGATGCCTCTAAAGGAGCTTTTATCACCATCGAAAATCTTGAAGAGCTGGCATTGCCTGTTACAGTCACCATAAAAGAAGAAAATGGTAAACAAGGCACGGTAAAACTACCGGCCGAGATCTGGCAGCGGGGCGATACCTGGACATTCCCTTATAAATCGACTTCGAAAATTGCCTATGTTACTATTGACCCGGATCATCTGCTGCCTGATATCAATCCCGAAAATAACTCGTACAGCGGTTTGAGTATTCCACAGGGAACAACTGCAGGCACAGTGATCAAAGCATATCTTGAAGCCATTGGTGGTGCCGATAAGCTGAAGAATATACATGATCTGCAAACTTCGGCCTCGGGCACCATACAGGGCTCGGAAGTGCAGATCATTACCCGTTATAAAATGCCTGATAAGTTTTTCCAGGAGGCCTCTGTACCATCCTACAATAACCTTGTTGTAGCACATTTATCAGTAAACGGCGATAGTATTAAGGTTAAGCAAATAAACAAGGATGTACAACTTGACGAAAACGGCAAAAAACTATTAAGATTAAAAAGCCGGCCATTCCCTGAGCTTGATTATGAAAAGATAAGCCAGAACATGGTACTACAACCTGTGCTGCGTGTTGTAAACGGCGAACTTGCTTACGAGGTTGATGTAACTATTGGTGCCGATATGCATATCCGTAATTACTACAGCCAAAAAACGGGCCTCAAACTAAAACAAACTATCGACGGCGGAACTGATGCTTCTGTTGAATATGGAAACTACGAGGGGATAAACGGTGGTGTTAAAATTCCGTTCACTATAAAAACTACGCTGGTAGGGCAACCTATCGAATTTAAGGTGAAGGAGACGGCGGTAAATTCGAATCCGGCAAACGAATCGTTTAAATAGGCGATTTGGCGACCTAATTAAAAAGTGATAGCGGGTTTGGCGGCTGTCACTTTTTATAAGATATTCGCATTTTATATATTGAATGATGCCTAATCCTGCTTACAAAAAACAATTCTTTTTGATGATCGTGATACTGTGGCTTAGCAAAAGTGCTAATGCCCAGGTAGAAGTGGATACGATTATTTCTTATATGAAATATGACAGAACCTCAGCGGCTGCGTTTCAGGCTATCCCGGTTAAAGATACAGCCGGCGCCGATTTTATACGAATGATAACGGTGCCCGATTCAAATATAAATTCAAGTTTATACCAGGTTTACGATTATTATTTGAATGGTACCTTAAAGTTTAGAGGTGGTTCAACAACCAGTTCATTTCAAATTCAATTAGACGGCGCTTTTGTTGAGTTTTATCCCGATGGTCATAAAAAGCGAATGGCTGCTTATAAATATGGCAGGTTAAACGGGAGAATAGTTGAATATTATCCGGATGGTAAAGTCTATTTAACGGGGAGTTACGACATAGACGGTTTAAAGGTGGATAGTTGTAATGATTTAGCCGGAAAATCAACTGTTGAAAAAGGATTGGGTAAACAAACGTTGTATAATGATAATTTTAAGATTATTGGAGGCGGCGCATTATTAAACGGAAGAAGAGATGGTGTATGGAAATCGGTACTGAATGATTCTGTTGCCTATGAAATAACATATGCTAAGGGCAAACTTGTTTCCGGGATAGGATATGATACTAAAACCGGCGCAAAATATCCGTTTTCACAAATTCAAACATTGCCCGATTTTAAAGGCGGACTTGAAGCTTTTGCAAAATATATAGAAAAACAGCTTCACTATCCGAGTGCTGCCAAACAAAACAATATCCAGGGAAGAGTGATACTTGAATTTGTTGTAGATAAAAACGGCTCGGTAAGGGATATAAAAGTGGTAAGAGGCATTGGATACGGATGCGATGAAGCAGCCGTACAGGTACTTAGAGAATGCCCCCGATGGACTCCTGGTACCTACTATGGCTTACCTGTTAATATAAGGTACTCTGTACCGGTAAATTTTTCCTTTAACCGCCGTTAATAGTTAGTTTAATCCTAAAACCTTACTTGTCCTCTCGCGGGTGGCCTCGCTCAAAGCCTCGTTGTTAGCTAACGATTCACCATACGATGGTATCATCTGCTTCAGTTTTTGCTGCCAGGTATCGGTTTTAATGTGGTTTTTAAAGCAACGTTCAATTAACTGGATCATAATAGGTACCGATGTTGATGCGCCCGGAGATGCACCTAATAATGCCGAAATACTTCCATCGGCGCTGTTTACCACCTCGGTACCAAATTCAAGCACGCCGGTATGTTTTGGGTCTTTTTTAATTACCTGTACGCGTTGTCCGGCTATGTCCAGATCCCAGTCTTCGGCTTTGGCATTAGGCATGTAATCTTTTAAAGCATTCAGCCTGTCGGCAGGCGATTGCATTACCTGCTGAATGAGGTATTTGGTTAAAGGCCAGTTATCGCGTCCTACGGCCAGTAAGGGCAGTATATTGTTCAGTTTTATTGATGTAAAAAGGTCAAGCAGGGAGCCTTTTTTCAAAAAGCGGGTCGAGAAACCTGCATAAGGCCCAAAAAGGAGCGCGCGTTTGCCATCAATCATCCTGGTATCCAGGTGCGGCACCGACATTGGCGGCGAGCCTACCGAGGCTTTACCATACACCTTAGCTTCGTGTTGTTTAACAATTTCGGGCTTATTGCATACCAGCCATTGGCCGCTTACCGGAAAACCGCCAAAACCTTTACTTTCGGCAATGCCCGATTTTTGCAGCAAATGCAATGCACCGCCGCCTGCGCCAACAAATACAAATTTGGCGTTCAGGGTTCTTTTGGTTCCGGTCGATTTATCTTTTACCGTTACTTTCCAGCCGCCATCAGCATTGCGTTTTAAATTCTTAACATCATGATTAAGATTTACCGTTACGCCCGGTTTTTTGTTCATTTCGCCAATAAGCGCACTGGTAAGGCTGCCAAAGTTTACATCCGTGCCGAGATCCATAAAAGTAGCTGATACCTTTTCGGCGGGGTCGCGACCTTCCATCACCAACGGAATCCATTTTTTGATCTGTTCCTGGTTGTCCGAATATTCCATCCCTTTAAACAGGTGATGTTTTACCAGTGCTTCCTGCCGTTTCCTGAGATACTCAACATTTGCTTCGCCCCAAACAAAGCTCATGTGAGGAACCTTGCGGATAAAACTTTGCGGATCGCCCAAACTACCTTGCTCCACAAGGTATGCCCAAAACTCTTTGCTGGTTTCAAACTGTTCGGCAATTTTTATGGCTTTTTTTATTTCGATGCTTCCATCCGGTAATTGCGGCGTATAATTTAACTCGCAAAAGGCAGAGTGACCTGTGCCGGCATTATTCATCGGGGCCGAACTTTCGGCTGCAATAACATC
The sequence above is a segment of the Mucilaginibacter celer genome. Coding sequences within it:
- a CDS encoding energy transducer TonB, producing the protein MIVILWLSKSANAQVEVDTIISYMKYDRTSAAAFQAIPVKDTAGADFIRMITVPDSNINSSLYQVYDYYLNGTLKFRGGSTTSSFQIQLDGAFVEFYPDGHKKRMAAYKYGRLNGRIVEYYPDGKVYLTGSYDIDGLKVDSCNDLAGKSTVEKGLGKQTLYNDNFKIIGGGALLNGRRDGVWKSVLNDSVAYEITYAKGKLVSGIGYDTKTGAKYPFSQIQTLPDFKGGLEAFAKYIEKQLHYPSAAKQNNIQGRVILEFVVDKNGSVRDIKVVRGIGYGCDEAAVQVLRECPRWTPGTYYGLPVNIRYSVPVNFSFNRR
- a CDS encoding malate:quinone oxidoreductase codes for the protein MCGHFTKMTNNSTASNSTIDVVLIGAGIMSATLGVMLKELQPDLTIELFERLDVIAAESSAPMNNAGTGHSAFCELNYTPQLPDGSIEIKKAIKIAEQFETSKEFWAYLVEQGSLGDPQSFIRKVPHMSFVWGEANVEYLRKRQEALVKHHLFKGMEYSDNQEQIKKWIPLVMEGRDPAEKVSATFMDLGTDVNFGSLTSALIGEMNKKPGVTVNLNHDVKNLKRNADGGWKVTVKDKSTGTKRTLNAKFVFVGAGGGALHLLQKSGIAESKGFGGFPVSGQWLVCNKPEIVKQHEAKVYGKASVGSPPMSVPHLDTRMIDGKRALLFGPYAGFSTRFLKKGSLLDLFTSIKLNNILPLLAVGRDNWPLTKYLIQQVMQSPADRLNALKDYMPNAKAEDWDLDIAGQRVQVIKKDPKHTGVLEFGTEVVNSADGSISALLGASPGASTSVPIMIQLIERCFKNHIKTDTWQQKLKQMIPSYGESLANNEALSEATRERTSKVLGLN
- a CDS encoding glycosyltransferase family 2 protein, whose product is MDISVVVPLYDEVESLPELTVWISRVMDENHFTYEIILVDDGSKDGSWDMIKQLQTANPFIKGIKFRRNYGKSAALNTGFIASKGEVVITMDADLQDSPDEIPELYRRITEEKLDLISGWKAKRHDPLSKTIPTKLFNAATRRMSGIHNLHDFNCGLKAYRGTVVKNIEVYGEMHRYIPVIAKWAGFTKIDEQIVEHRPRKYGKTKFGLSRFINGFLDLLSIFFVGKFGKRPMHFFGSMGTLSFFTGLVMAIWIIWEKLYNIAHGLKYRDVTTSPLFYIALVAIILGSQLFLTGFVAELVSRSASERNHYQIEETI
- a CDS encoding M1 family metallopeptidase, producing MKFYKTALAALLGFCSINALAQNADQPVPKYDQHKVFNPMFYPERGGEYRLANGAPGPKYWQNRADYKLDVTLDTAKHRIEGTTLITYTNNSPDALGFLWLQVDQNIYKEDSRSEATSNVSGGRFANKSYTKGAEIKSVYVINKGKQLKADYLVTDTRMQIRLKDSLKAGGNKLQIKIEYAFDVPEYGTDRMGRMPTKNGWIYEIAQWYPRMEVYDDVSGWNTIPYLGASEFYLEYGNFDYTVTAPASLVVAGSGELLNPNEVLSTTSINRLAEARKSDKTVTIKDSTDILKNNDYPKKPMLTWHFLCKNARDVAWAASKAFIWDAARINLPSGKKALAQSVYPIEAKGNDSYGRSTEYVKAAIELYSEKWFEYTYPVATNVAGTVGGMEYPGIVFCGSNNQNGGLWEVTNHEFGHNWFPMIVGSNERKYAWMDEGFNTFINNVDTKVFNKGEYYEKPDQQKGAPVMFGANAEAIMNTPDVLQEDYLGYAAYEKPALGLTILREQILGEDRFDYAFKTYIKRWAFKHPTPWDFFHTMDNAAGEDLSWFWNEWFFTTWKLDQGIKDITYPDNDASKGAFITIENLEELALPVTVTIKEENGKQGTVKLPAEIWQRGDTWTFPYKSTSKIAYVTIDPDHLLPDINPENNSYSGLSIPQGTTAGTVIKAYLEAIGGADKLKNIHDLQTSASGTIQGSEVQIITRYKMPDKFFQEASVPSYNNLVVAHLSVNGDSIKVKQINKDVQLDENGKKLLRLKSRPFPELDYEKISQNMVLQPVLRVVNGELAYEVDVTIGADMHIRNYYSQKTGLKLKQTIDGGTDASVEYGNYEGINGGVKIPFTIKTTLVGQPIEFKVKETAVNSNPANESFK